One Schistocerca cancellata isolate TAMUIC-IGC-003103 chromosome 1, iqSchCanc2.1, whole genome shotgun sequence genomic region harbors:
- the LOC126174718 gene encoding hornerin-like: protein MTLTLLRTFDKDEILGWSPVRFAEEMEHWESVEMVLIEGASMSDLAVTKRKLQDSERAALIFGELCRRRLVRLLTFALQQRPCLVQAELPLNRSPLHEAARSGCPATVRCLIAAGAVVSAADDHGMTPLHEAAAHSNDFTVRILLDAGAVPDTTDNGGRTALHYASRSGSAACIQLLLAKGVPVDHVSADGCTALHEAATSPSAHAVRLLLDAGADKHAKSASGWTALHWAASRGRLYAVMILLEAGISVDVKTVDEETPLHLAATLTLCDVWEALVRAGADEGAVDKNGRTPKERAADKSVPNVVGYDIRGTSTSDISPNQSHIPLGAANDAPLISSGNVCDSENLPAEDSVVPLSSASPNSTTQQAVTTTAEEDKGTGVEGAPSVSGQTADNKGSLLYETSSNSICETEELTVPLSSVTLNSTTQQTITDFQEDEGASVECMSAVSSQRTDSMHSSSCEEYSELSDETGSADETYSGELLESDEETDSGDETASDEEMGSDEETGSGADEEDASSYISSANEEIDKVSERGSVKELFSPILTTNTIMHYEGPPLFHTLGTVGTSSKYNQQETKFQGKFRGRGRGAPRGTRGRAAAYTTRSVASASRQENVSQSPHSQGSRQHGRSNEKVIRRGNVNGSVYQHATRQGDGNCGQPNTVLFGGGSIQPHTKQQPSVRDDYKNREPHMAADKKNKKIKHPKSVSKQQGDSNAEHKKQKRPDSQHGVSHHKKRHGESHHGSQRGGGYGNQNSEGQHGNQHGGSHYGNRHGKGHHSNKSSESHSSNQFGETNNGNRHGEGHRGNRHGEAHFGNQSAGHHGNGHYANRQGESRAGKWNGAGRGGKSHGRS from the coding sequence ATGACTCTCACGCTGCTGCGCACCTTTGACAAAGATGAAATTCTTGGCTGGTCACCTGTCCGTTTCGCAGAGGAAATGGAGCATTGGGAGTCTGTGGAAATGGTTCTTATTGAAGGAGCCTCTATGAGTGACTTAGCTGTGACGAAGAGGAAGCTACAAGACTCGGAACGTGCGGCACTGATCTTTGGCGAGCTCTGCAGGCGTAGGCTGGTGAGACTGCTCACCTTTGCCCTTCAACAGAGGCCTTGTCTGGTGCAAGCTGAGCTGCCGCTCAATCGTTCCCCACTACACGAAGCGGCCCGCTCTGGCTGCCCAGCAACTGTCCGCTGTCTCATTGCAGCAGGCGCTGTGGTCAGTGCTGCCGATGACCACGGCATGACTCCACTACACGAAGCAGCAGCCCACTCCAACGACTTCACTGTGCGCATACTTCTAGATGCTGGCGCCGTTCCTGACACCACAGACAATGGAGGGAGAACGGCTCTGCACTATGCGTCCAGAAGTGGTTCCGCTGCCTGCATCCAGCTTCTGCTGGCAAAGGGTGTGCCTGTGGACCATGTAAGTGCTGATGGCTGTACTGCTCTCCACGAGGCCGCCACCAGCCCCAGTGCCCACGCCGTCCGCTTGCTGCTGGACGCTGGTGCTGACAAACATGCAAAGTCTGCTTCTGGCTGGACAGCTCTACACTGGGCCGCCAGCAGGGGTCGACTGTACGCTGTTATGATCTTACTGGAAGCTGGCATTAGTGTGGATGTGAAGACAGTGGATGAGGAAACGCCTCTTCACCTTGCAGCAACCCTCACATTGTGCGATGTTTGGGAGGCTCTCGTCAGGGCTGGAGCAGATGAAGGAGCTGTGGACAAGAATGGTCGGACACCAAAGGAACGAGCTGCAGATAAGTCAGTGCCTAATGTTGTAGGGTATGACATTCGTGGAACAAGCACCAGCGATATATCACCAAACCAGTCTCACATTCCTCTGGGAGCGGCAAATGATGCTCCATTGATATCCAGTGGTAATGTCTGTGATTCAGAGAATCTCCCTGCTGAAGATTCAGTTGTGCCATTAAGCAGTGCGTCACCAAATTCTACAACACAACAAGCAGTAACAACAACTGCTGAAGAAGATAAAGGAACAGGTGTAGAGGGTGCACCATCAGTTTCTGGTCAAACAGCAGACAATAAGGGTAGCTTATTGTATGAGACATCAAGCAATAGTATCTGTGAGACTGAGGAACTAACTGTGCCTTTAAGCAGTGTGACACTAAATTCTACAACACAACAAACCATAACAGACttccaagaagatgaaggagcaaGTGTAGAGTGTATGTCAGCAGTTTCTAGTCAAAGAACAGACAGCATGCATAGTTCATCGTGTGAGGAATACAGTGAATTGAGTGATGAAACAGGGAGTGCTGATGAAACATATAGTGGTGAGCTACTGGAGAGTGATGAAGAAACAGACAGTGGTGATGAAACGGCGAGCGATGAAGAAATGGGCAGTGATGAGGAAACAGGCAGTGGTGCAGATGAAGAAGATGCTTCTTCCTACATCAGCTCAGCAAATGAAGAAATAGATAAAGTCTCAGAAAGAGGGTCAGTTAAGGAACTTTTCTCCCCTATTCTGACAACTAATACAATAATGCATTATGAGGGACCTCCATTGTTCCATACTTTGGGAACTGTTGGCACTTCCTCAAAATACAACcaacaagaaacaaaatttcaaGGAAAATTTAGAGGAAGAGGACGCGGAGCTCCTAGAGGTACTCGTGGGAGAGCAGCAGCATATACCACCAGATCAGTGGCATCAGCATCAAGACAAGAAAATGTCAGTCAATCTCCACATTCACAAGGAAGTAGACAGCATGGTAGGAGCAATGAGAAAGTAATCAGAAGAGGAAATGTTAATGGTTCTGTATATCAACATGCAACAAGGCAAGGTGATGGAAATTGTGGCCAACCAAATACAGTTCTGTTTGGAGGTGGATCAATCCAGCCACATACCAAACAACAACCTAGTGTGAGAGATGACTATAAGAACAGAGAGCCTCATATGGCAGCagacaagaaaaacaaaaagataaaACACCCAAAATCTGTATCAAAACAGCAAGGAGATTCTAATGCGGAACACAAGAAGCAAAAGCGACCTGATTCCCAGCATGGTGTAAGTCATCACAAAAAAAGACATGGTGAAAGTCACCATGGCAGTCAGCGTGGTGGAGGTTACGGTAATCAAAACAGTGAAGGTCAACATGGTAATCAACATGGTGGAAGTCATTATGGCAATCGACATGGCAAAGGCCATCATAGTAATAAATCTAGTGAAAGTCATAGCAGTAATCAGTTTGGGGAAACTAATAATGGTAATCGACATGGTGAAGGCCATAGGGGTAATCGACATGGTGAAGCTCATTTCGGTAATCAGTCTGCTGGTCACCATGGTAATGGTCATTATGCTAATCGACAAGGGGAAAGTCGGGCTGGTAAGTGGAATGGTGCGGGCCGTGGTGGTAAGAGCCATGGCAGAAGTTGA